One Nicotiana tomentosiformis chromosome 1, ASM39032v3, whole genome shotgun sequence genomic window, CTAATCTATCAACTCCAACCTATTCATATAATTTATTAATCCAATTTCATAAAGTTCTATTGATTTTTTAGgaagaaaattctcaattgtgTGAATGAACTAGtgtaatttctattactctataGAATCTTCCAATCATGAGAATCGAAATTAAAATCTACTAGAAGAAGAAATTCAAGAAATACCCGTAAGACACAATTAATGCTTAAGATTCCTCAACGATTATAGCTATGGTTCTAATGCACTGTGCCTACTTCTTCCtcctccctttttcttttctttctttcttccctGCTTGTAATTTGCCGTTTCCTGAAGCCTCTGTTGTGGGTTTAGAGCAGCAacccttttttcctttttcccttttcccattttccttttttttttttgtttatttagttagtttcttattattattgttattattattattattattgttgttgttattgttgttattattattattattattattattattatgatgatTATTATTTTGCTAATGACCAATACActcttataaaaaaaaaaggtatTACATCCTCCCTACCTTATGAAATCCGAATTTAACTCAAGTACGTACCCGTAAACTGAAACAAATGGGAGTACTTGACTCGCATAACATCTTCTATTTCCCAAGTAGCTCCTTCAACTGCATGATTTCGCCATAAGACTTTTACGAACTCAATTTTCTTTGACCGTACctttcttacttgcctatcaATAATAGCCATCGGTTCCTCCTCGTAAGACAACTTCTCATCAAGCGGTATAGCAGGTACTTCAAGCATCTGAGATGAGTCTGATATACATTTTCTTAGCATTGAGacatgaaaaactggatgaatAAAGGACAACTCAGGAGGAAGTGCCAAACGATAAGCCACTGCTCCCACTCGGTCTAGTATCTCATATGGTCCTAtaaacctagggctcaacttgcctcttttcccaaaccgcatcacACTTTCATAGGAGAGACTCGTAGGAACAGTTTGTCCCTAATTGTGAACACTAaatctcttcttctcttatcCACATAAGATATTTGTCTGCTTTGAGTTGTAAGCAATCTCTGTCTGATCAACTGGACTTTGTCCGTAGCTTCTTGTACTAAGTAAGGTCCTAATAAGTTAGTCTCACTAgcttcaaaccatccgataggagaacgacatcttctaccatacaatgcTTCGTatggtgccatttgaatactggactggaagctattgttgtaagcaaattcagcTAAATGTAGATAAGCGTCCCAACTACCTCCAAACTCAAAAATgcaagctctcaacatatcctctaaGATATGTATAGTACATTCAGACTGCCCgcctgtctgtggatgaaatgcagtactaagatctactcgtgtacccaatgcttcttgaaaagatttccaaaagtgtgaggtaaattttgatcctctatcagagatgatggatattgGAACTCCGTGAAGTCGGACAATTTCGTTCATATATATTTGTGCATACCTCACTCCACCATATATAGTCTTCactggcaaaaagtgtgctgatttcgtcagtcgatctacaatcacccatacaGAGTCATAACCTCTAAGGGTTTGTGGTAGCCCGGTGaaaaaatccatagtaattctttcccatttccactctagaatctcaaTTTGTTGTAACAGTCCTGCAGGTCGTTGATCTCAGCCTTGACCTGCTGACAAGTCAAACAACTAGAAACAAAGTTAGAAACATCTTTGTTCATACCTTCCCACCAATAAAATTGCTTTAGGTCATGATACAGTTTTGTAGATCCAGGATGTATAGTGTATTTAGAgttgtgggcttcttcaagaatagcATGTCTCAACCCATCTACGTCTGCTATACATAGCATGTCACCCATTCGAAGCACACCATCACTTGCAACAATCATATCTTTGCTTTTACCAGCTAAGGCCTCATCTCTGTATTTGCATAATCGCTCATCCTCATATTGGGTGGCCTTAATGCGCTCAACTAATGAAGACTTAGCCTGAGCACAAGCCAACAATGCCTCTGAATTTCTGACGCTAAATCTAATATCTGTATCTTCTAGTCTCTGAATATCTTTGACCGAAAGTCTCTTTGCAGGAGCTATATGTGCCAAACTCCCCATAGATTTTCTGCTCAatgcatcagccaccatattggctttttcaggatgatacaaaatagaacAATCATAGTCTTTGAGTAGTTCCATCTAACGACGTTGCCGAAGATTCAGATCTCTCTGCTGAAAGATATATTTCAGACTTTTATAgtcagtataaatctcacaagtttCACCGTATAGATAATGTCTCCAAATTTTTAGAGCAAATACCACTGCAGCCATCTCCAAATCATGTGTAGGATAGTTTTGCTCGTGCTTTTTCAATTGCCTTGAAGAATAAGCAATAACGCGACCATTTTGCATGAGAACACATCCTAATCCCACCCTCGATGCGTCACAGAACACTGTAAATCCTCCGGAACCTGATGGTAAGGTTAATATTGGTGCAGTTGTCAAACATGttttgagtttttgaaagctCTATTCACATTtctccgtccactgaaactttgCATTTTTCTGTTTTAGCTTGGTCAGCGGCACTGCTACTCTGGATAAATCCTGCACAAAACGCctgtaatagcctgccaaacctaAAAAGCTACGAATATCTGTAGGAGAAGTAGGTCTGGGCCATTTCTGCACAGCTTctgtcttcttaggatctaccataATTCCATCTTTGGATACAACACACCTTAGAAATGATACTGtgtctagccaaaattcacactttgagaacttagcataaagccgaTGTTCTCGCAATGTTTGCAACACATTCCTGAGATGATTCTCGTGTTCTCTCTGGCTACGAGAATatatcaggatatcatcaataaatacaattacaaatCTATCCAGAAACGGCTTGAACACCCTattcattaaatccatgaatgcagctggagcattagtcagtccgaaaggcatcacaagaaactcatagtgcccgtATCGAGTTCTGAAAGCAGTCTTAGAAATATCTTCATTTTGATTCTAAGTTGATGATAACCAGAACGAAGGTCAATCTTTAAAAAGTGGGCAgctccttgtaactgatcaaacatgtcatctatacgaggcaaaggatatttattgcgtattgttatcttgttcaactacctgtagtcaatgcacattctcagggatccatctttcttctttacgaacAGTACTGGTGCATCCCATGGAGATATACTCGGTCTGataaaacccttctctaacaaatcctgcAGTTGTTATTTTAGCTCATTTAACTCTGTTGGTGCCATCCGATATGGCGGTATTGATATGGTCTATGTGTCAGGtggcaaatcaataccaaaatctctTTCTCGTACTGTAGGCAATCCTGGTAAATCCTCAGGAAATACATCaaaaaattctctctctactGGTACACTTTCTATACTAATTGTTTCCTTTCTTGTGTCATTTACAATAGCTAAGAGACCCAAGCAACCTTTCTTCAGAAgtcgttgagccttcataaaagatacAACTTTTCAAGTCTCTGGAACCTGACCCCATTTTAGAACAAAACTGGGTTCATTTGGTATCTCAAACTTGACTATCTTTGAATGACAATCGACGATAGCATAGCAAGAAGATAATCAATCCATTCCCATCTGCATGTCAAAGTCAATCATATCAAGTACAATAAGATCAGCTAGAGTATCTCTACCCTCAACCCAAATCTGACAAGCACGATACACGTATTCAACTAATAGAGACTCTCCAATAGGAGTAGCAACTAGAAAAGGGTCATTCAATAGCTCAGGTTGTCTACTAAACCTCAAAGCAAAGTACGAGGACACACAAGAgtgagtagatcccggatcaatcaaCGCAAGTGCATCAAATGAACATACAGAAAGAATGCGTGTAACCACAACATTAGAGGCCTGATCATCCTCTCTACTAAATGCAAAACCTCTCGCCTGACTGCTACCAGCATTCCCTTGTCCCTGATTCATAGCAGCACGGTCTCCAGCACCTCGACCTCTATTTCCTGTACCTGTAGCACCTGAAGTATTACGAGTAGTCTGAGTAGGTGCAGCTGACTTAATAGAAGCCTGGTTGAAATTTCTTGGAGGCTGAGGGCAATCCCTCATGTGATGTCTAAACTGGCCACACCAAAAGCACTCTCCAGTTAGAACACGACATTAGCCCAAATGTGATCTACCACAGGTCTGGCAGACTGGAGTAGTGGCATATATCTGCTCAGAATTACGATGTCCAGATAATGACGGTCCCCTAGTACCCTGTCTATAATGTGTTATGTATATGGAGTGTGAAGACAAGTGTGTCCCTGTCTGAGAACCCTATTGTTGTTGTCCATGATTTCCTGCTCTTCGATTTTCACTAAAACCGCCACTGAAAGACCCTCATATCTTGTCcttcttacgtaatcactagctGCACGCTCCTCACATCCCTTGGTTTTAATATTTCTAGCAAGGTAGACTACATCAGAGTAGGATAAAGTCTTTATCTGGGGGGCTACTGCAGTGTCTAGACGACTAACCAATCTATCAACAAACCTCTGAACTCGAGCTTCTTCCGTAGGCACTAAGGGGCATATCTAGCCAGCTTACAAAACTTGGTGTTATATGTTGACACATCCATATCTGGAGTCTGAACCAATCTGTCAAAGTCTCTATCATATTTTTTCATCAGTCTGTCCGTAAGAAAATGATTCATGAACAATTTAGTGAATTCGTCCCATGTCAGTGGTGCTGCTCCTGCTGGCCTTCCTAGCAATATAGTTTCATACCATGTGTTAGCCATATCCTCTAGTTTGTATGTTGTGAGCTCCACGTCTCTCTCACTAGAACATCCTAGAGCAAGTAATGCCTTGAGTGTCCCATCTAATAAACTTTGACGATCTGCCGAATTATCAAAACCTgtgaattttggtgatttcatTTTCATGAACTCTTGTAGGGATACTTCCTTATTCCCGAAAGTCTGAGTCTGTACAGGTGCTTGTGTCTGTAAAGTAGCCTGAGGAGCTGAACTTCCACCCTGAGTAGGAACCAATGCCTCTAACACATTCAATAACCTTGCCACTGCGTCTGCAGGTAAGGCAACAATAGGTACAACAATTGGCTCTGGTGCTGGAGTGTCCTGAACTCCCTGCCCTTGCACTTGATCTGGCATAGAAGCTTGGGGTTGACCCATGTTCCCAACTTCAGGTTGAATAACAGCCTATCTTCTAGTTTGATGAACGCCAACTTGACCGCTACCCCGGGTAGCACTACATCCAGCACCATGTCTAGCATATGAGGGT contains:
- the LOC138907232 gene encoding uncharacterized protein, producing MGQPQASMPDQVQGQGVQDTPAPEPIVVPIVALPADAVARLLNVLEALVPTQGGSSAPQATLQTQAPVQTQTFGNKEVSLQEFMKMKSPKFTGFDNSADRQSLLDGTLKALLALGCSSERDVELTTYKLEDMANTWYETILLGRPAGAAPLTWDEFTKLFMNHFLTDRLMKKYDRDFDRLVQTPDMDVSTYNTKFFYLARNIKTKGCEERAASDYVRRTRYEGLSVAVLVKIEEQEIMDNNNRFRHHMRDCPQPPRNFNQASIKSAAPTQTTRNTSGATGTGNRGRGAGDRAAMNQGQGNAGSSQARGFAFSREDDQASNVVVTRILSVCSFDALALIDPGSTHSCVSSYFALRFSRQPELLNDPFLVATPIGESLLVEYVYRACQIWVEGRDTLADLIVLDMIDFDMQMGMD